The DNA window TACAGCTGTATTTCCTCCTCCCACGACGGCAATCTTTTTATTCTTAAAAAAATGGCCATCGCACGACGCACAGTAAGAAACTCCTTTGGAGGAAAATTCTTTTTCGCCTTTAACTCCTAATTTTCGAGGGTTAGATCCACTTGCTATTATTATTGCTTTTGATTTAATTGTTTTCCCATTTTCCATAACAACCATTTTGTTGGGACCTTCATCCTTTAATTCTACAACCTTTCCGTCATAAAAATCGGCTCCAAAGTGTACTGCATGCTCTTTCATCAAAGTGGAGAGTTCTTCACCTTTTATCGTTTTAAATCCCGGATAATTTTCTATAATATCCGTTAAATTCATTTGACCGCCTTCAACGGCTTTTTCAATTACAAGTGCAGAAGCCCCGCCTTGTAAGGCATATATAGCAGCTGCAATTCCAGCAGGTCCACCACCAATTATTACTATGTCGTATTGTTGTTTTATTTCGGATTTTTTGTTGACTCCATCAACATTAAAAAACATGCAAGAACCTCCTTAAACTGTCCTATTCAACAGCTTTTAAAACTTCTTCCACAAAACTATTTTCAGGGTAGGCTCCTACAAACTCTCCTTTTTTTACCCACGTACCGTTTTCTTTTACTTCTATCACAGTATGAGGGACGGAACTGACAGCGTATTCGAAGGATAT is part of the Petrotoga sibirica DSM 13575 genome and encodes:
- the trxB gene encoding thioredoxin-disulfide reductase, with amino-acid sequence MFFNVDGVNKKSEIKQQYDIVIIGGGPAGIAAAIYALQGGASALVIEKAVEGGQMNLTDIIENYPGFKTIKGEELSTLMKEHAVHFGADFYDGKVVELKDEGPNKMVVMENGKTIKSKAIIIASGSNPRKLGVKGEKEFSSKGVSYCASCDGHFFKNKKIAVVGGGNTAVEEAVYLSNIAKEVYIIHRREKLRADKLYQDRAFSRNNIKFKWNSVIEEIKGKDKVESLVIKNLKNGEVYEELFDGVFVFVGLVPETSFLNKDLFEFDEYGFLITDENMETKVKGIYAVGDVRKKELRQIVTAVSDGAIAASHAIREYINEDQIPSTASINLTK